A genome region from Arachidicoccus soli includes the following:
- a CDS encoding TIGR02757 family protein — translation MNELKGFLNQKVEQYNHTDFIANDPICIPHLFTKRQDIEIAGFFAAIFAWGNRTIIIKKAKELLQRMDNEPYDFCLHHSEEDLKKLLQFKHRTFNDTDLLYFVAFLQHHFKKQISLENAFLIGKGKTFSMKVALENFHHYFFSLEDFPPRTKKHIASPEKNSTCKRINMYLRWMVRKDNCGVDFGLWQKIKPADLICPIDLHVARVAKRLNLLNRKQIDWNAAVELTNHLKKMDKNDPTKYDFALFGLGVVEKFY, via the coding sequence ATGAATGAATTAAAAGGTTTCTTGAATCAAAAAGTTGAACAATACAATCACACTGATTTTATTGCGAATGATCCAATTTGTATTCCGCATCTCTTTACAAAAAGACAAGATATAGAAATTGCGGGTTTTTTTGCGGCCATATTCGCTTGGGGAAATAGAACCATTATTATTAAGAAAGCAAAAGAGCTGTTGCAGAGGATGGATAATGAACCATACGATTTTTGTTTGCATCATTCGGAAGAGGACTTAAAGAAATTATTACAATTTAAACATCGTACTTTTAACGACACCGATTTGTTATATTTTGTTGCATTTCTTCAGCACCATTTTAAGAAACAAATCTCTCTGGAAAATGCTTTTTTAATTGGAAAGGGAAAGACCTTTTCTATGAAAGTGGCCTTGGAAAACTTTCATCATTATTTCTTTTCTTTAGAAGATTTCCCCCCAAGAACTAAAAAGCATATTGCTTCTCCAGAGAAAAATTCAACTTGCAAACGTATCAATATGTACTTGCGTTGGATGGTACGCAAAGATAATTGTGGTGTGGATTTTGGCCTTTGGCAAAAGATAAAACCTGCTGATTTGATTTGCCCCATTGACTTACACGTGGCGCGTGTAGCAAAACGATTGAACCTTTTAAATAGAAAACAAATAGATTGGAATGCTGCAGTTGAGCTTACCAATCATTTAAAGAAAATGGATAAAAATGATCCGACAAAGTATGATTTTGCGTTATTTGGATTGGGGGTAGTGGAAAAATTTTATTAG
- a CDS encoding redoxin domain-containing protein, whose product MKRTLTTLLLAAICFNFDIAVAQEASNKINRLKGEMELTIDISKMTDTVGRFMVMVGGEIFYPEIKNSVMTIHKLMEEPRKTFLAFYTAKKIKENPGKALNYIAAGVSDNIDFLGIAGKYKIVVQGTIANSKIINPSPHQKKFNELLKLKTNFDKRVFEENASLITEIKNTQNVNTRDSLISIFYKQYQGKYPKYYQDTILGFVKHHPDEPASLLELEEYSYRNDKNLATLSILYNNLTERLKTLPTAERVYSTINHEQFAGSLVGRQAPTFVQNDPLGKSVSLNNFKGNVILLEFWASWCGACRASNPSIVKTYQKYKDKGLKILGVSLDSDKERWVKAIKDDSLTWTHVSDLQEFNNAAAVLYHVYSIPSNFLIDKSGKVIVADLDENELTEYLEKLLK is encoded by the coding sequence ATGAAAAGAACACTAACGACACTATTGCTCGCTGCAATATGCTTTAATTTCGACATTGCTGTTGCTCAAGAAGCAAGTAATAAAATTAATAGATTGAAAGGGGAAATGGAACTCACAATTGATATATCGAAAATGACCGATACTGTGGGACGGTTCATGGTAATGGTAGGAGGTGAAATTTTTTACCCAGAAATAAAAAATAGTGTAATGACTATTCATAAATTAATGGAAGAACCAAGAAAAACTTTCTTGGCATTTTATACAGCAAAAAAAATAAAAGAAAACCCCGGTAAAGCATTAAACTATATTGCTGCAGGGGTTTCGGATAACATTGATTTTCTAGGAATAGCGGGAAAATATAAAATTGTTGTACAAGGCACCATAGCTAATAGTAAAATAATAAACCCTTCTCCCCATCAAAAAAAATTTAATGAATTGCTTAAGCTAAAAACAAATTTTGATAAAAGGGTGTTTGAAGAGAACGCATCATTAATAACAGAAATAAAAAACACACAGAACGTTAATACCCGAGATTCTTTGATTTCGATTTTTTATAAACAATATCAAGGGAAATATCCAAAATATTATCAGGACACCATACTTGGTTTTGTAAAGCATCATCCAGACGAACCCGCCTCGTTACTGGAACTAGAAGAATATTCCTATAGGAATGATAAGAACTTAGCTACACTAAGCATTTTGTATAATAATCTGACAGAAAGACTTAAAACTTTACCAACTGCGGAGCGAGTTTATAGTACTATAAACCATGAACAGTTTGCCGGTAGTTTAGTAGGTCGACAGGCACCGACCTTTGTACAAAATGACCCATTAGGTAAATCAGTTTCATTAAATAATTTTAAAGGAAACGTAATACTACTTGAGTTTTGGGCGAGTTGGTGCGGTGCTTGTCGGGCATCGAACCCTAGCATTGTAAAAACATATCAAAAATATAAAGATAAAGGTCTTAAAATTTTAGGAGTTTCGTTAGACAGTGACAAGGAACGCTGGGTAAAAGCAATTAAAGATGACAGTCTTACATGGACTCATGTTTCAGATCTACAAGAGTTTAATAATGCTGCTGCAGTGCTGTATCATGTTTACTCTATCCCTTCTAATTTTCTTATTGACAAATCAGGAAAAGTAATAGTTGCAGATTTGGACGAAAATGAATTAACTGAGTATTTGGAAAAATTACTGAAATAA
- a CDS encoding efflux RND transporter periplasmic adaptor subunit, with the protein MSKKLKWIIAILVFLIILLILLSKTGILGKKEGIQVSAEKVQKRTITEIVTASGQIYPEVEVKVSSDISGEIVDLPVNEGDTVKRGQILAKIYADIYASQRDQAAAIVSQSKAQEINAVNQLAGLKATMDQTSDAYRRQKTLLDQKVISQSEFEQAQQAYLSAKANYAAAQATINAQKANVQSSEASLIRAQTDVDRATIVSPMDGVISLMDVKKGERVVGTAQMTGTEMMRIADLGRIEVRVNVGENDISKVRLGDSANIQVDAYNQRTFKGIVTQIANPQPTENASTSTSTTATNYLVHIRLLPDSYKDLMVKGRPFPFRPSMSASADIQTKTNVNVLSVALNAVTTRDYSDLIKNDSTLKNQNNKQLNANDSLSEVVFVIGKDNKVKPVIVKTGIQDINYIEILNGIKEGDLVVTGPYDTVSKLLKSGDKVKVVDKSQLFQANTTSK; encoded by the coding sequence ATGAGTAAAAAATTAAAATGGATTATTGCCATCCTGGTTTTTCTTATTATATTATTAATTCTGCTCAGCAAGACTGGCATTCTTGGCAAAAAAGAAGGAATTCAAGTATCTGCAGAAAAAGTTCAGAAACGAACTATTACAGAAATTGTAACAGCAAGCGGGCAAATATATCCTGAAGTTGAAGTAAAAGTTTCTTCTGATATTTCCGGAGAAATCGTTGATTTACCTGTAAATGAAGGAGACACTGTAAAACGAGGACAAATATTGGCAAAAATATATGCGGATATTTATGCCAGTCAACGCGATCAGGCGGCTGCCATCGTTTCTCAATCAAAGGCACAAGAAATAAATGCGGTAAATCAATTAGCTGGCTTAAAGGCAACAATGGATCAAACAAGTGATGCCTATAGAAGGCAAAAGACCTTGCTTGACCAAAAAGTAATTTCACAATCAGAATTTGAACAGGCACAGCAAGCCTACCTTTCTGCTAAAGCAAATTATGCTGCAGCACAAGCGACCATTAATGCACAAAAAGCAAATGTCCAAAGTTCAGAAGCGAGCCTGATAAGAGCGCAAACTGATGTTGATCGCGCAACAATTGTTTCACCAATGGATGGCGTTATCAGCTTGATGGATGTCAAAAAAGGAGAACGTGTTGTAGGAACTGCACAGATGACCGGTACAGAAATGATGAGAATCGCAGATTTAGGTAGAATAGAAGTTCGTGTAAATGTAGGAGAAAACGATATATCCAAAGTACGCCTTGGGGACAGCGCCAATATTCAAGTAGATGCTTACAATCAAAGAACATTCAAGGGAATTGTTACTCAAATTGCAAATCCACAACCTACTGAAAATGCTTCTACTTCCACTTCTACTACAGCCACCAATTATTTAGTCCATATAAGATTATTGCCTGATAGCTATAAAGACTTGATGGTCAAAGGCAGACCATTCCCCTTCCGTCCCAGTATGTCTGCAAGTGCGGACATACAAACAAAAACCAATGTCAATGTTTTATCTGTAGCACTTAATGCAGTCACGACGAGGGATTATAGTGATTTAATAAAGAATGATTCTACTTTAAAGAACCAAAATAATAAACAGTTAAACGCCAACGATAGTTTATCTGAAGTTGTTTTTGTAATAGGAAAAGACAATAAAGTAAAACCTGTAATTGTAAAAACGGGCATTCAAGATATTAATTATATTGAAATCTTAAATGGAATTAAAGAAGGAGACTTGGTTGTAACCGGACCTTATGATACAGTAAGTAAATTATTAAAGTCTGGAGACAAAGTAAAGGTGGTGGATAAATCACAACTTTTTCAAGCTAACACAACAAGCAAATAA
- a CDS encoding SDR family oxidoreductase yields the protein MKLQNQIAIITGASSGIGKSVAKCLALEGAKVVINYPFEKTKDDAQAVLDEIKQAGGDGMICQCDVSKEDEVQNMFAQTIQQYGTVDILVNNAGIQVDSPFEKMTLSQWNAVIGVNLTGQFLCAREAIKEFLRRGVDETKSVAAGKIIHMSSVHQIIPWAGHANYATSKGGINMLMQTLSQEFAPKKIRINSICPGAIQTPINTDAWSTPEALNNLMKLIPYKRIGQPEDIGKAAVWLASDDSDYVNGTSLFVDGGMTLFPGFTTNG from the coding sequence ATGAAACTCCAAAATCAAATAGCTATTATTACAGGTGCTAGCAGCGGCATTGGCAAAAGTGTTGCAAAATGTTTAGCACTCGAAGGTGCTAAAGTCGTTATCAATTATCCTTTTGAAAAAACCAAAGATGATGCACAAGCAGTTTTAGATGAAATAAAACAAGCCGGGGGCGATGGCATGATTTGTCAATGCGATGTAAGCAAAGAGGATGAAGTGCAAAATATGTTTGCACAAACTATTCAACAATATGGCACGGTAGATATTTTAGTGAATAACGCCGGCATTCAAGTAGATTCCCCATTTGAAAAAATGACGCTATCTCAATGGAATGCGGTGATAGGTGTAAATCTCACCGGACAATTTTTATGCGCGCGGGAAGCTATTAAAGAATTCTTGCGTCGCGGTGTAGATGAAACAAAATCGGTAGCTGCCGGAAAAATTATTCATATGAGTAGTGTACATCAAATTATCCCTTGGGCTGGTCATGCCAACTACGCTACCAGTAAAGGCGGTATCAATATGTTGATGCAGACATTGTCGCAAGAATTTGCACCAAAGAAAATTCGTATCAATAGTATTTGTCCGGGCGCCATTCAAACACCTATCAACACAGATGCCTGGAGTACGCCTGAAGCATTGAATAATTTAATGAAATTGATTCCTTACAAAAGAATTGGTCAACCGGAAGATATAGGTAAAGCGGCTGTATGGTTGGCAAGTGATGATAGTGATTATGTAAACGGCACATCACTCTTTGTAGATGGAGGAATGACATTATTTCCCGGGTTTACGACAAATGGATAA
- a CDS encoding MGH1-like glycoside hydrolase domain-containing protein has protein sequence MNNTEEAKRLENDDWKKWGPYISDRQWGTVREDYSENGDAWRSTTHDMARSKAWRWGEEGIGGICDNLGNICFAWVFWNKKDAILKERFFGLSNYEGNHGEDVKELYYYLDNTPTHSYMKMLYKYPIAAFPYEQLIEENKKRTRLDPEFELIDTGVMNNNNYFDILIEYAKASPTDLLIKVTINNLSSNNAKINILPTLWYSNDWSWQNNTRKPNITSLSEEEILLQHQSMDKYYFYIKEEAPLLYCENETNNERLYQSKNDSNYTKDGIHNYIVNNDENAVNSEEGTKLSVNYDVEIIPGKPVSFCFRLSKEKLENAFSDFDKIYAQRIQDANDFYTTIQAEIKSEDEKLIQRQAFAGMLWSKQFYHYNVTKWLNGDARMPPPPQQRKQGRNYEWQHVNNKHVISMPDKWEYPWYATWDLAFHCVTLAVIDSNLAKEQLKLFTHDWYMHPNGQLPAYEWDFGNVNPPVHAWSAWRVYKIDATYNGKPDTEFLKAVFHKLLLNFTWWVNRKDKEEDNIFEGGFLGLDNIGVFDRNMPLAEGLQLEQSDATSWMAMFALNMMRIALELSKFDDVYQDMASKFFEHFLTIAYAMENLQADGQGLWDEEDQFYYDRIRSRCGDNRILRLRSIVGIIPLFAVEVIDDNSLQQAPLFKERMNWIYENRPELAALVSRWQEQNNTQHLLSLLRGHRMKKILERLLDENEFLSSHGVRSLSKFHEKNPYQLSINNAHFEVAYTPGESDSGMFGGNSNWRGPVWMPMNFLIIESLQRFNYYYGEDFKVECPTHSGNFLSLKEIATHLSNKVVSLFVKDEHGNRAFLGDNQTLQKDKNFNDYILFNEYFHGDTGKGLGASHQTGWTGLVAKIIQSKNKK, from the coding sequence ATGAATAATACTGAGGAAGCCAAAAGGCTGGAAAACGATGACTGGAAAAAATGGGGACCCTATATAAGTGATCGGCAATGGGGTACCGTACGTGAAGATTACAGCGAAAACGGAGATGCTTGGCGTTCTACCACACACGACATGGCTCGCTCAAAAGCTTGGCGTTGGGGCGAAGAAGGAATTGGCGGCATTTGTGATAATTTGGGAAATATTTGTTTCGCTTGGGTATTTTGGAATAAGAAAGATGCCATATTAAAAGAGCGATTTTTTGGCCTTTCCAACTACGAAGGCAACCATGGCGAAGACGTGAAAGAGTTGTATTATTATTTGGATAATACGCCTACTCATTCTTACATGAAAATGTTGTACAAATATCCGATTGCAGCATTTCCTTATGAACAGCTGATTGAAGAGAATAAAAAACGTACTCGACTGGACCCTGAATTTGAGTTGATTGATACAGGTGTAATGAACAACAATAATTATTTCGACATTCTCATTGAATACGCCAAGGCCTCTCCCACCGATCTCTTGATAAAAGTTACCATTAATAATCTATCATCTAATAATGCGAAGATTAATATTCTTCCCACTCTTTGGTACAGTAATGACTGGAGTTGGCAAAACAATACCCGTAAACCCAACATTACTAGTTTATCTGAAGAAGAAATACTCTTACAGCATCAGTCAATGGATAAATATTATTTCTATATAAAAGAAGAAGCACCTCTTTTATATTGTGAAAATGAAACAAATAACGAGCGGCTTTATCAATCAAAAAACGATTCTAATTACACAAAAGACGGTATTCATAATTATATTGTAAACAATGATGAAAATGCTGTGAACAGCGAAGAGGGGACAAAACTATCGGTTAATTATGATGTAGAAATTATACCGGGAAAGCCTGTTAGTTTTTGTTTTAGGTTATCTAAAGAGAAGCTAGAGAATGCTTTCAGTGATTTTGATAAAATATACGCACAACGAATTCAGGATGCCAATGATTTTTATACAACTATACAAGCTGAGATTAAAAGTGAGGATGAGAAATTAATTCAAAGACAAGCATTTGCGGGCATGTTGTGGAGTAAGCAATTTTATCACTACAATGTAACAAAATGGCTAAATGGTGATGCGCGCATGCCTCCCCCACCCCAACAACGCAAACAGGGACGTAACTACGAATGGCAACACGTAAATAATAAACATGTAATTAGTATGCCGGACAAGTGGGAGTATCCATGGTATGCTACTTGGGATTTGGCATTTCATTGTGTAACGCTTGCTGTAATTGATTCTAATCTTGCAAAAGAACAATTAAAACTTTTTACACACGACTGGTATATGCACCCAAATGGGCAATTGCCTGCGTATGAATGGGATTTTGGAAATGTAAACCCTCCGGTACATGCCTGGTCAGCTTGGCGCGTTTATAAAATAGATGCTACTTACAATGGAAAACCGGATACCGAATTTCTTAAGGCCGTGTTCCATAAACTATTACTCAACTTTACCTGGTGGGTGAATAGAAAAGATAAAGAAGAAGACAATATTTTTGAAGGCGGCTTTTTGGGGTTGGATAATATTGGCGTATTTGACAGAAACATGCCATTAGCGGAAGGTCTGCAATTAGAGCAATCAGATGCAACAAGCTGGATGGCGATGTTTGCACTTAATATGATGCGCATTGCTTTAGAGCTTTCTAAATTTGATGATGTTTATCAGGATATGGCATCTAAATTTTTTGAACACTTCTTAACCATTGCCTATGCCATGGAAAACTTGCAGGCTGATGGGCAGGGACTTTGGGACGAAGAAGATCAGTTTTATTATGATAGGATTCGCTCTAGATGTGGCGATAATAGAATTTTAAGGTTAAGAAGTATTGTCGGCATAATTCCATTATTTGCGGTAGAAGTAATCGATGATAATAGTTTGCAACAAGCACCCCTTTTTAAAGAAAGAATGAACTGGATTTACGAAAACAGGCCTGAATTGGCTGCGTTGGTGTCTCGTTGGCAGGAACAAAATAATACACAACATCTTTTGTCTTTATTACGTGGCCATCGTATGAAGAAAATATTAGAAAGGTTATTGGATGAAAATGAGTTTTTGAGCTCGCATGGCGTGCGCTCTCTTTCAAAATTTCACGAGAAAAACCCTTATCAACTTTCTATAAACAATGCCCATTTCGAAGTGGCTTATACGCCCGGAGAATCTGATTCAGGTATGTTTGGCGGTAATAGCAATTGGCGCGGACCTGTATGGATGCCGATGAATTTTTTAATCATAGAGAGCTTACAAAGATTTAATTATTACTATGGTGAGGACTTTAAAGTAGAGTGCCCAACACATAGTGGCAATTTTTTATCATTAAAAGAAATTGCTACACATTTATCTAATAAAGTAGTAAGTCTGTTTGTTAAAGATGAGCATGGGAACCGTGCGTTTTTGGGTGACAACCAAACGCTTCAAAAAGATAAAAACTTCAACGACTATATTTTATTCAATGAATATTTTCATGGCGATACAGGTAAGGGATTGGGAGCATCGCATCAAACCGGATGGACGGGTTTAGTCGCTAAAATTATTCAATCGAAAAATAAGAAATAG
- a CDS encoding DUF4440 domain-containing protein, with the protein MKKLIQWSLLIVLFGTITPAFSQLEWSPAQKEVWKTETTITDLFMKGDFQAAYAYYDESYMGWNNSMPAPMPKSSMMKEIAYEVSLGGKFDYYNAVPVVIWVNGNYAYADYYYSAVFSDKDGKKMNEHGRWLDVLMKKDGKWLLVGDHGGSDPSPTK; encoded by the coding sequence ATGAAAAAATTAATTCAATGGAGTCTGTTAATTGTTTTATTTGGCACAATCACTCCTGCCTTTTCACAATTGGAATGGTCACCTGCACAAAAAGAAGTTTGGAAAACAGAAACTACTATCACAGACCTTTTTATGAAAGGGGATTTTCAAGCGGCTTATGCATATTATGATGAAAGCTATATGGGCTGGAATAATAGTATGCCTGCTCCAATGCCTAAATCGAGTATGATGAAGGAGATTGCTTATGAAGTCTCTTTAGGCGGCAAATTTGATTATTATAATGCTGTTCCAGTAGTAATTTGGGTAAATGGTAACTATGCTTATGCCGATTACTATTACAGTGCTGTTTTTTCAGATAAGGATGGTAAAAAGATGAATGAGCATGGTCGTTGGTTGGATGTATTAATGAAGAAAGATGGTAAATGGCTATTGGTTGGAGACCACGGTGGCAGTGATCCTTCTCCAACAAAATAA
- a CDS encoding TolC family protein, with translation MKKFIFIPLLFCIPIFAFSQKDTWDLQRCVDYALSHNISVRQSDVQERLSAIQLKQSKAMQIPTLNLNSQAGENFGRYINPTTNQFATNKSFSQTLSLQSGITLFNFFNQQHSIKSAEAQDQANKYDIERAKNDVALNVAAAYLQYLLSLEQVNIAKGQIALSQQQLNLTNKQVAAGSLPELNSAQLESQLATDSSTFITNKATMNQNKLQLLALLNLSADADFNVSLPDLENIPLEPLSEMQPQDIYRTALFNQFQQKVDSLNLLSAKEAAKSARAAMYPSLRMAGSIGSNYANSYKQAYGFSYGKQMFDANISEFVGLSLDIPIFNNRQSHSSYERAKANITSAQLTQEKNNQTLQQNIYTAYNNAETGIQNYNANTKGESYAAYAYELAQKRYDIGMMSTSDYLISQNNLYTAKMNKASAHYEYIFRLKVLEFYKYNHIRL, from the coding sequence ATGAAGAAATTTATTTTTATTCCTCTCTTATTTTGCATACCTATTTTCGCCTTTTCTCAAAAAGACACTTGGGATTTGCAAAGATGTGTAGATTATGCATTATCACACAATATATCGGTTCGTCAAAGTGATGTACAGGAAAGACTTTCGGCTATCCAGCTAAAGCAATCAAAAGCAATGCAAATTCCGACTTTGAATTTGAATTCTCAGGCCGGTGAGAATTTTGGCCGATATATCAATCCGACCACCAACCAATTTGCGACAAATAAATCATTTTCACAAACACTAAGTTTGCAATCCGGCATTACGCTATTTAATTTCTTCAATCAACAACACTCCATCAAATCGGCGGAAGCGCAAGATCAGGCAAATAAATATGATATTGAACGCGCCAAAAACGATGTCGCATTGAATGTTGCAGCAGCCTATTTGCAATATCTATTGTCTTTAGAGCAAGTAAATATTGCCAAAGGGCAAATCGCACTCAGTCAACAACAGTTAAATCTGACCAATAAACAAGTTGCGGCCGGCAGTCTTCCGGAATTAAATTCGGCGCAATTAGAATCACAACTGGCAACCGATAGCAGCACTTTTATTACGAATAAAGCAACAATGAATCAAAATAAATTGCAGCTGCTTGCGTTACTAAACCTCAGCGCAGATGCAGATTTCAATGTTTCATTGCCAGACCTTGAAAACATTCCTTTGGAACCGCTGAGTGAAATGCAACCGCAAGATATTTATAGAACAGCTTTATTCAATCAATTTCAGCAAAAAGTGGATAGTTTAAATCTATTGTCTGCTAAAGAAGCTGCAAAATCTGCTCGGGCAGCCATGTACCCATCTTTACGAATGGCTGGCTCTATTGGAAGTAATTATGCAAATTCCTATAAACAAGCCTATGGTTTTTCCTACGGCAAGCAAATGTTCGATGCTAATATTTCTGAATTTGTTGGATTAAGCTTAGATATTCCAATTTTCAATAATAGACAATCTCATTCCTCTTATGAACGTGCAAAAGCAAATATCACTTCCGCTCAATTAACGCAAGAAAAAAACAATCAAACCTTGCAACAAAATATTTATACCGCTTATAACAATGCGGAAACTGGTATTCAAAATTATAATGCTAATACCAAAGGAGAATCCTACGCTGCCTATGCCTACGAATTGGCACAAAAAAGATATGATATTGGGATGATGTCAACATCTGATTACCTCATTTCTCAAAATAATCTGTACACAGCAAAAATGAATAAAGCATCCGCACATTACGAATATATTTTTAGGCTGAAAGTATTGGAGTTTTACAAATACAATCACATTAGATTATAA